From a single Terriglobales bacterium genomic region:
- a CDS encoding cytochrome c produces the protein MKGFLLGVVVTLACTALFLYIYFAQGFAPVATSSPPWPFEEKLARGSLDARARKEAPKTAPIEPSEENLLAGAHEYMEHCAMCHGVPDKPAPFIARGEYPRPPQVFHQDERLTGDPPGETYWKIINGIRLTGMPAFDKHLSPTEAWQIALLLANADKLPASVTAALSEPAEPASHGEQAEAQHTQAHEHNHSHNQKNSH, from the coding sequence GTGAAAGGATTTTTATTGGGTGTGGTCGTGACGCTGGCGTGCACCGCACTGTTCCTCTATATCTACTTTGCCCAGGGCTTCGCGCCGGTAGCGACTTCGTCGCCTCCCTGGCCCTTCGAAGAAAAACTAGCGCGTGGAAGCCTGGACGCTCGCGCCCGGAAGGAAGCGCCAAAGACAGCGCCTATTGAACCTTCCGAAGAGAACCTGCTTGCCGGCGCGCACGAGTACATGGAGCATTGCGCCATGTGCCACGGTGTGCCCGACAAACCCGCTCCTTTCATCGCCAGGGGCGAATACCCCAGGCCACCGCAAGTGTTCCATCAGGATGAGCGCTTAACCGGAGACCCGCCCGGCGAGACCTACTGGAAGATCATCAACGGCATTCGCCTCACCGGCATGCCCGCATTCGATAAGCACCTCTCGCCGACCGAGGCGTGGCAGATCGCGCTGCTGTTGGCTAACGCGGACAAGTTGCCTGCCTCAGTGACGGCGGCGTTAAGCGAACCCGCGGAGCCGGCTTCACACGGTGAGCAGGCGGAGGCGCAGCACACCCAGGCCCACGAACATAATCACAGCCACAACCAGAAAAACAGCCACTGA
- the hemH gene encoding ferrochelatase, with amino-acid sequence MTTNGSNANSKTAVLLLAHGSPDRVEEIPEFLRYVTGGRPVPDAVVAEVQHRYGLIGHSPLTEITLRQAQALSEQIQLPVYVGMRNWNPFIADTVRQMAADGIERAVTICLAPQNSRTSVGLYRSALQGQLDTMPFECDFVESWHDHPLLIRAFAEKLKAGWTRGCEEAGEGLPVIFTAHSVPQRTIAEGDPYQQQAHDTAALVAMESGFLRMEDWTFAFQSQGMSGGPWLGPSVEDTIADLQGRGHKGIFVQPIGFVCDHVEVLYDIDIGFRKFAADRDMKLWRAESLNDSPLFIAALVDVARSRLATGAPPQKIVQIKV; translated from the coding sequence ATGACGACGAATGGGTCGAACGCGAATTCCAAAACAGCCGTCCTGCTGCTGGCTCACGGCAGCCCCGATAGGGTGGAGGAGATCCCCGAATTTTTGCGCTACGTTACTGGAGGGCGGCCGGTGCCAGACGCGGTGGTGGCAGAGGTCCAGCATCGCTATGGACTGATTGGCCATTCGCCGCTGACGGAAATCACTTTGCGCCAAGCACAGGCGCTATCCGAACAGATTCAGCTCCCTGTTTATGTAGGTATGCGCAATTGGAATCCGTTTATCGCCGACACAGTTCGTCAAATGGCCGCGGACGGAATCGAACGGGCGGTAACGATTTGTCTGGCGCCGCAGAATTCCCGCACCAGCGTGGGGCTTTATCGGAGTGCTCTCCAGGGCCAGCTGGATACCATGCCATTCGAATGTGATTTTGTGGAAAGCTGGCACGATCACCCGCTGCTAATTCGGGCCTTCGCCGAGAAGCTCAAGGCAGGCTGGACACGAGGCTGCGAAGAAGCGGGCGAAGGTCTGCCGGTGATCTTCACCGCCCATAGCGTTCCGCAGAGAACTATCGCCGAAGGCGATCCCTATCAGCAACAGGCACACGACACGGCGGCGTTGGTGGCGATGGAATCTGGTTTCTTGAGGATGGAAGATTGGACCTTCGCATTTCAGAGCCAGGGAATGTCGGGCGGTCCCTGGCTGGGGCCAAGCGTAGAAGACACGATTGCGGATCTCCAAGGCAGAGGCCACAAGGGAATATTCGTGCAGCCTATCGGCTTTGTCTGTGACCACGTGGAAGTCCTCTACGACATCGATATCGGTTTTCGGAAGTTCGCCGCCGATCGTGACATGAAGCTGTGGCGGGCGGAGTCGCTGAACGATTCGCCACTCTTTATCGCGGCCCTGGTGGATGTGGCCCGTTCGCGGCTGGCAACGGGGGCACCGCCGCAGAAAATTGTTCAGATCAAAGTGTGA
- a CDS encoding tetratricopeptide repeat protein, protein MDKSSQKARSGPWIYNPWVDETVGCGGWSAPLLLLTYVASSSHAIAWSIGFYALALFFNYPHYMATLYRAYHTREDFAKYRIFTLHITLLIASTLVLLHAFPRLLPWVFTLYLTWSPWHYSGQNFGLFMMFARRAGAQPSSGERRALYWAFVASYLFLFLGFHTGHSIDPLFVSLNIPAPVSHWTQLLLGTCFLLLSGFGMQGLSKRSGWRPLIPSLTLLSTQFAWFLLPTILSLVKGWQIPQSRYSTGVLALMHSAQYLWITSYYARREAKTNESGSKPSAWQPLRYFGLMIVGGIALFIPGPWVASYFFHVDFGTSVLIFSAIVNLHHFILDGAIWKLRDGRIGSLLLNSQERIKAGAEAASLGFGRGARWLAGATLQARALRVSLALVLVAWAVLDQARYLEAVGDRTLAGLHRAAAMNSADAALQMRIASKELELGDGKSAVEAWKRAIAIAPANPAPRNALLHYLTEEGRYQEAYELTGQWAAKNPRDSDLLVNHGVLAKELGHADEAFASWRRALSANPSQLAAHLYLADELESRGQAQEAIPHYVIYLEKIAQQGAEQLPPADKVAPILFRLAKCQQLAGREEQAAKSYELAATIAGRSGQARLQSVALAGEADLRARQGKAEQALHLYQQTLKLDASAGDPKGEAVDWYNYALFLREHNRPARLVYACLMKSRSLLKSPQDSTELQIVNRDIKELARRIPREALETERDPEAAIQQALAVTM, encoded by the coding sequence TTGGACAAGAGTAGCCAAAAGGCTCGAAGCGGGCCGTGGATCTACAATCCCTGGGTCGACGAGACGGTAGGCTGCGGCGGCTGGTCAGCGCCGTTGTTGCTGCTTACGTACGTGGCGTCGAGTTCACATGCTATCGCGTGGTCGATAGGGTTTTACGCGCTGGCTTTATTCTTCAATTATCCCCACTACATGGCGACGCTGTACCGGGCGTATCACACGCGGGAGGATTTCGCGAAGTACCGGATCTTCACCCTCCATATCACGTTGCTGATAGCTTCAACCCTGGTTCTGTTGCACGCGTTTCCGCGCCTGCTCCCGTGGGTGTTCACGCTGTACCTGACCTGGAGCCCATGGCATTACAGTGGCCAAAACTTTGGTCTGTTCATGATGTTTGCGCGGCGCGCGGGAGCGCAGCCTTCGTCCGGAGAACGCCGCGCATTGTACTGGGCTTTCGTAGCTTCTTACCTGTTCCTGTTCCTGGGATTTCACACCGGTCATTCGATTGATCCCCTGTTTGTTTCTCTCAATATTCCCGCTCCTGTGAGCCATTGGACGCAATTGCTGCTGGGCACCTGTTTCCTACTGCTGTCTGGCTTTGGCATGCAAGGCTTGAGCAAGAGGAGTGGATGGCGACCGCTGATACCGTCACTGACCCTGCTCTCGACGCAGTTTGCGTGGTTCCTGCTTCCGACCATTCTGTCGCTGGTCAAAGGGTGGCAGATCCCGCAAAGCCGCTACAGCACGGGTGTGCTGGCGTTGATGCATTCCGCGCAGTACCTGTGGATCACGAGTTACTACGCGCGGCGGGAGGCCAAGACCAACGAGAGCGGCAGCAAACCATCAGCCTGGCAACCGCTGCGTTACTTCGGGTTGATGATCGTCGGAGGAATTGCTCTGTTCATCCCCGGACCCTGGGTGGCGAGCTACTTCTTTCATGTTGATTTCGGCACCAGCGTCCTGATCTTCAGTGCCATCGTGAACCTTCACCATTTCATTCTCGACGGCGCGATATGGAAGCTGCGCGATGGGCGCATCGGCAGCCTGCTTCTCAATTCGCAGGAGCGCATCAAGGCTGGCGCCGAGGCTGCCAGTCTGGGCTTTGGCCGGGGTGCACGCTGGCTGGCAGGGGCCACGCTCCAGGCACGGGCTCTGCGAGTGAGCCTGGCACTAGTATTGGTGGCGTGGGCAGTATTGGATCAGGCACGCTACCTGGAAGCGGTTGGGGACAGAACTCTGGCTGGTTTACATCGGGCCGCAGCCATGAACTCCGCCGATGCGGCGCTGCAGATGCGCATCGCCAGCAAGGAACTGGAACTCGGAGACGGCAAGAGCGCAGTGGAGGCCTGGAAGCGCGCCATTGCCATCGCGCCAGCCAATCCTGCTCCCCGCAACGCACTGCTGCACTACCTGACGGAGGAGGGCCGATACCAGGAGGCTTACGAACTGACTGGGCAGTGGGCGGCAAAGAATCCCCGGGATTCGGACCTGCTAGTTAATCACGGCGTGCTGGCGAAGGAACTGGGTCACGCGGATGAGGCCTTTGCAAGCTGGCGGCGGGCGCTTTCGGCTAATCCTTCCCAGCTCGCAGCACACCTGTATCTAGCCGATGAATTGGAATCGCGGGGTCAAGCGCAAGAGGCAATTCCTCATTACGTGATCTACCTGGAGAAAATCGCCCAGCAGGGCGCGGAGCAACTCCCTCCGGCGGACAAGGTAGCGCCAATCCTCTTCCGTCTGGCCAAGTGTCAGCAACTGGCCGGCCGCGAGGAGCAGGCGGCCAAGTCATATGAGTTAGCGGCAACGATTGCAGGACGCAGCGGGCAAGCCAGGCTACAGAGTGTGGCCCTTGCCGGTGAAGCTGATCTGCGAGCGAGGCAGGGGAAAGCCGAGCAGGCACTTCATTTGTATCAGCAAACGCTCAAGCTGGATGCATCAGCGGGAGATCCCAAGGGCGAGGCGGTGGATTGGTACAACTACGCGCTGTTCCTGCGCGAGCACAACCGTCCGGCTCGCCTGGTTTACGCGTGTCTCATGAAATCGCGCAGTTTGCTTAAATCGCCTCAGGACTCCACAGAGCTTCAAATCGTGAACCGCGATATCAAAGAGCTTGCAAGAAGGATTCCGCGGGAAGCGCTTGAGACCGAGCGCGACCCGGAGGCGGCAATCCAACAGGCTCTCGCGGTAACGATGTAA
- the hemG gene encoding protoporphyrinogen oxidase, translating to MKRVAIVGGGISGLAAATVLEQARKAGSPVEYTIFESSNRLGGVMVTEVVEDCVLEAGPDSFLTEKSYGLDFCRSLGLGDQLIGSNDAERKTYILVEGRLVAIPDGLMFMVPTRILPTLTTPLFSLGTKLRMGMELLRKPNSTPAQQDETVAELVERHFGKEMVDRLADPLLAGVYGGDAASLSAAAVLPRFVEMERKYGSLSRGMLAAHRRMEEMAHKSPSAQNSKPRPLFSSLKNGMQQLVDSVEARLSPQALRTRTTVSEIGQVGGGWLVSINGTRHPFDAIVLALPATAAGILLSSASPAVSAELKQIAYSSSVTVTLGYERPALQQLPPGFGFLVPRTEGKRMLACTFVHNKFPHRAPPERGIIRCFLGGLHDEGILGLSDAEILNIARLELKQVLGLAAEPRFSRIYRWQKSMAQYGPGHLDRIARIQREVDQIHGLAVAGNAYQGIGVPDCIASGLKAASSILIQLGLSAASATTEPVPTTVRR from the coding sequence ATGAAGAGAGTGGCTATCGTCGGGGGCGGAATTTCAGGGCTGGCAGCCGCCACTGTGCTGGAGCAGGCGCGAAAGGCCGGGAGCCCCGTCGAGTACACGATCTTTGAATCCAGTAATCGGCTGGGCGGGGTGATGGTTACCGAGGTCGTCGAAGACTGCGTTCTCGAGGCCGGGCCCGATTCGTTTCTGACTGAGAAGTCTTACGGCCTGGATTTCTGCCGGTCTCTGGGACTCGGCGATCAGCTTATCGGGTCGAACGATGCCGAGCGCAAAACCTACATCCTGGTTGAGGGACGACTGGTCGCGATCCCGGACGGTCTGATGTTCATGGTTCCGACACGGATCCTGCCCACGCTTACGACTCCTTTGTTTTCGCTTGGCACGAAGCTGCGCATGGGCATGGAACTGCTTCGCAAGCCGAACTCAACACCAGCTCAACAGGATGAGACGGTAGCCGAGCTGGTGGAACGGCATTTCGGAAAAGAGATGGTGGATAGGCTGGCTGATCCATTGCTGGCAGGCGTGTATGGCGGCGATGCCGCTTCTCTGAGTGCGGCTGCGGTGTTGCCTCGCTTCGTGGAGATGGAAAGGAAATATGGCAGCTTGAGCCGGGGAATGCTGGCCGCGCACCGAAGAATGGAAGAGATGGCGCACAAGAGTCCGTCTGCGCAGAATTCCAAGCCGCGTCCTCTGTTCAGCTCGCTAAAAAATGGAATGCAGCAGCTGGTGGATTCCGTCGAGGCAAGGCTTTCGCCGCAGGCATTGCGCACCCGTACGACGGTGAGCGAGATCGGGCAAGTTGGCGGGGGCTGGTTGGTGTCCATCAACGGGACCCGTCATCCGTTTGATGCAATCGTGCTGGCGCTGCCGGCCACTGCGGCGGGCATTCTGCTTAGCTCAGCCAGCCCCGCAGTTTCTGCCGAACTAAAGCAGATCGCCTATAGCTCGTCGGTTACGGTGACGCTCGGTTACGAGCGGCCGGCACTGCAGCAGCTTCCTCCTGGGTTTGGTTTTCTGGTGCCGCGGACGGAAGGCAAGCGGATGCTAGCCTGCACATTTGTGCACAACAAGTTTCCGCATCGGGCGCCGCCTGAGCGTGGAATAATTCGCTGCTTTTTGGGAGGCCTGCACGACGAAGGCATACTGGGGCTGAGCGACGCAGAAATCCTGAATATTGCGCGTCTCGAGCTGAAACAAGTTCTGGGACTCGCGGCCGAGCCCAGGTTCAGCCGCATTTATCGTTGGCAGAAGTCGATGGCCCAGTACGGGCCTGGGCACCTCGATCGCATTGCGCGGATCCAAAGAGAAGTCGATCAGATTCATGGTCTGGCGGTTGCGGGGAATGCCTATCAGGGAATCGGGGTACCGGATTGCATCGCCTCAGGTCTGAAAGCCGCGTCTTCGATACTCATTCAGCTCGGGCTTTCTGCCGCGAGCGCAACGACCGAGCCGGTACCGACGACAGTTCGCCGCTGA
- the hemE gene encoding uroporphyrinogen decarboxylase, translated as MAAPQSNFVKACKCLPTDSTPVWFMRQAGRYMAEYRAVRKRHSLIEICKTPALAAEVTITAAEALGVDASIIFADLLLPLEVMGLDFHFEAGEGPVIEKPIRDAEGVKALRSDRSSELSYVAESVRLVVRHFGEKLPVIGFCGAPFTLASYMIEGGGSRHYIETKKLMYRDPEAWDELMAKLVTVLAEYASEQVRQGADAVQVFDSWVGCLAVEDYRRYVLPRTRDLVQRLKKTGAPIIYFGTDSATLLASMQETGADVIGLDWRIPLDVGWKTLSFQGAVQGNLDPVTLFADVKELRTRALDILERAAGRPGHIFNLGHGILPETPVENVKALAQIVHEHSAKMLRTEA; from the coding sequence GTGGCTGCCCCCCAATCCAACTTCGTCAAAGCCTGTAAATGCCTGCCCACCGATTCCACTCCGGTGTGGTTCATGCGTCAGGCCGGGCGCTATATGGCGGAATACCGCGCAGTTCGCAAACGCCACTCCCTGATCGAAATCTGTAAGACGCCGGCGCTTGCGGCAGAGGTCACCATCACCGCCGCTGAAGCGTTAGGGGTTGATGCCAGCATCATCTTTGCTGATCTCCTGCTGCCGCTGGAAGTGATGGGCCTGGATTTCCATTTCGAGGCAGGCGAGGGACCGGTGATCGAGAAGCCAATTCGCGATGCCGAGGGTGTGAAAGCATTGCGCAGCGATCGCTCCAGCGAGCTGAGCTATGTGGCCGAGTCGGTGCGGCTGGTGGTCCGGCACTTCGGCGAGAAGTTGCCGGTGATCGGATTTTGTGGAGCCCCCTTCACCCTGGCCAGTTACATGATTGAAGGGGGCGGATCGCGTCATTACATCGAGACCAAGAAGCTTATGTACCGCGATCCCGAAGCCTGGGACGAGTTGATGGCTAAGCTGGTCACAGTTCTTGCCGAGTATGCTTCCGAGCAAGTGCGGCAGGGAGCCGATGCCGTCCAGGTCTTCGATAGCTGGGTGGGTTGCCTCGCGGTGGAGGACTATCGCCGCTACGTGCTTCCGCGCACCCGCGATCTGGTGCAGCGCTTGAAGAAAACGGGCGCACCGATCATCTATTTCGGGACCGACAGCGCGACCCTGCTGGCATCGATGCAGGAAACCGGAGCCGATGTGATTGGCCTTGACTGGCGCATCCCACTCGATGTGGGTTGGAAAACACTTAGTTTCCAAGGCGCCGTGCAGGGAAACCTCGACCCGGTAACCTTATTCGCCGATGTCAAGGAGCTGCGCACCCGGGCCCTGGATATCCTGGAGCGAGCCGCCGGACGTCCCGGTCACATCTTCAACCTGGGACACGGCATTCTCCCGGAAACCCCGGTGGAGAATGTCAAAGCTCTCGCGCAAATCGTGCACGAGCATTCGGCAAAAATGCTGAGGACGGAAGCGTGA
- a CDS encoding GAF domain-containing protein, which produces MANIFQLRKTEVALLVLQGKLLRFLFPAELRSAGSIPLTSSAVAAKTALSKKAELFNTFANIKHSSVFEMVKLGTADENPDAQVIQKLMSAPILDSFGDVWGVIQISRKGTSPAAAGPDFSEQDLQTLQRCCQSVARLMPRLESVTC; this is translated from the coding sequence TTGGCGAATATCTTTCAGCTGCGCAAAACCGAGGTCGCGCTGCTGGTGCTTCAAGGAAAGCTGCTAAGGTTTTTGTTTCCGGCTGAACTGCGCAGCGCAGGTTCGATTCCCCTCACCAGCTCGGCCGTAGCCGCAAAAACTGCTCTGTCCAAGAAAGCCGAACTCTTCAACACCTTCGCAAATATTAAGCACAGCAGCGTCTTCGAGATGGTGAAGCTCGGTACGGCTGACGAAAATCCAGACGCCCAGGTAATTCAAAAGCTGATGTCGGCTCCTATCCTTGACAGCTTTGGTGACGTCTGGGGCGTGATTCAGATCTCGCGCAAGGGCACAAGTCCTGCTGCGGCGGGACCGGATTTCTCCGAACAGGATTTGCAAACACTCCAACGCTGTTGCCAATCCGTTGCTAGACTCATGCCCAGGCTGGAAAGCGTGACTTGCTGA